A window from Pseudomonas alloputida encodes these proteins:
- a CDS encoding outer membrane protein assembly factor BamE — protein sequence MQNTKLLLTSLTLVGLLALAGCSFPGVYKIDIQQGNVVTQDMIDQLRPGMTRRQVRFIMGNPLIQDTFNTNRWDYLYSLQPGGGKRQQERMSVFFNESDQLVSLSGDFMPGVSRDQEILGGSSDTTVSPATEPGQTEQPAAQPEEKPAKPGSTEESIQREIDTIETTPVPTPAPLETR from the coding sequence ATGCAAAACACCAAGCTCTTGCTAACCAGCCTCACCCTAGTGGGACTGCTCGCACTCGCCGGTTGCTCGTTTCCCGGGGTTTACAAAATCGACATCCAGCAGGGCAATGTCGTCACGCAAGACATGATAGACCAATTACGCCCGGGAATGACCCGCCGGCAAGTAAGGTTTATCATGGGCAACCCGCTGATTCAGGACACTTTCAACACCAATCGTTGGGATTACCTGTACAGCCTGCAGCCTGGTGGCGGTAAACGTCAGCAAGAACGCATGAGTGTATTTTTCAACGAAAGCGATCAACTGGTCAGCCTGTCTGGCGACTTCATGCCAGGCGTAAGCCGCGATCAGGAAATCCTCGGCGGCAGCAGCGATACCACCGTCAGCCCGGCCACCGAGCCAGGCCAGACCGAACAGCCGGCAGCGCAACCTGAAGAAAAACCGGCCAAGCCTGGTTCGACCGAAGAGTCCATCCAGCGCGAGATCGACACCATCGAGACTACCCCGGTCCCGACCCCGGCACCGCTGGAAACCCGCTAA
- a CDS encoding type II toxin-antitoxin system RatA family toxin, whose translation MTTHIQRSALLPYPAQALYDLVNDVASYPEFLPWCSASTVIETSDTHMRAKLEVAKGGMSQHFVTRNVLVPGQSIEMNLEEGPFTQLHGVWVFKPLGEKACKISLDLSFDYAGPIVRATLGPLFNQAANTLVDAFCQRAKQLNA comes from the coding sequence ATGACTACCCATATTCAACGCTCCGCCCTGCTGCCATACCCCGCCCAGGCGCTTTACGATCTGGTCAATGATGTGGCCAGCTACCCTGAGTTTTTGCCGTGGTGCTCGGCCTCGACGGTGATCGAAACCAGCGATACACACATGCGTGCCAAGCTCGAAGTGGCCAAGGGTGGCATGAGCCAGCACTTCGTGACGCGTAACGTGCTGGTGCCGGGGCAGTCCATCGAAATGAACCTCGAAGAAGGGCCGTTCACCCAGCTGCATGGTGTTTGGGTGTTCAAGCCGCTGGGTGAAAAAGCCTGCAAGATCAGCCTGGACCTGTCCTTCGATTACGCCGGGCCGATTGTGCGCGCCACGTTGGGCCCGCTATTCAATCAGGCGGCGAATACGCTGGTCGATGCGTTCTGCCAGCGTGCCAAGCAATTGAATGCCTGA